GCGAGGAGGCAGCCGTTGTTCGGCGGCGTCTGCGTGAACAGGCCGGGGAACAGCGCGACGACGACCACGAGGACGATCAGCACGGAGGAGATCCAGAACATCGGGCGCTTGCGCACGTCATTCCACGCGTCGGTCCACAGGTTCGAGGGCTTGCCCTCGGCCTTGACCGAGTCGATGGCGACGAGCGGCGTCTCTTCGAGCGGCGCGACGTAGTGCTGCTGGTCTGGTCTGGTGTTACTTGGCATAACGGATCCTCGGGTCGAGAACGGCGTACAGGAGATCCACCAGCAGGTTCACCACGAGGTAGATCAGCACCATGATCGTCACGAAGGAGACGACGGTCGGTCCCTCACCTCGGATGATCGCCTGGTAGAGCGTGCGGCCGACGCCGGGCACGTTGAAGATGCCCTCGGTCACCGTCGCGCCGACCATGAGCGTGCCGAAGTCGACGGCGAGGTAGGTGACGACGGGGATGAGGGAGTTGCGCAGGATGTGCACGGGGACGATGCGCCCACGGGAGAGGCCCTTGCTCGCTGCGGTGCGAACGAAGTCCTGTCCGTCGGTGTCGATGACCGACGCCCGCGTCAGTCGGACGATCTGGGCGAAACTGATGGTGGCCAGCACGATGGCCGGCAATATCAGGTCTTGCGTTGGAGCCCCTGGCCCGACCGTGGTTCTGAACCACCCCAGATAGATGCCGAAGAACCACTGCATCACGAACGCGAGCACGAAGATCGGCAGCGAGATCAGGATGAGGCTCACGACGAGCGCGCTCGCGTCGAAGATGCCGCCCTTGCGCAGACCCGAGATGAGGCCGATCGAGATGCCGGCGACCATTTCGAAGAACACTGCCATCGCCGCGAGGCGGAGCGTGACCGGGAAGGTGTCCATCAGGATCTCTGAGACCGGCTGACCCGAGAACGAGACACCGAGGTCTCCCGTGAAGATGTTGCCGAGGAAGATCAGGTACTGGACGATGAACGGCTTGTCAAGGTTGTACCGCTCACGCAGGGCTTCAATGACCGACGGGGGCGGAGTCTTGTCGCCGAAGAGCGCGACGATCGGGTCGCCGGGCATGGCGAAGACCATGAAATAGATCAGGAATGTGGTGCCGAGCAGGACAGGGATCGCCTGCAGCAGTCGGCGCAGGATATAGCCGGCCATGGATCAGGCCCTGCGTTCTGCGAATGTGGACATGTTGAAAGAAACCTCACCGTTGTGCGAGTTCGACTCCACGATGCTACGCCGATCAGGCGAACACCGTGGATACGTG
The DNA window shown above is from Agromyces cerinus and carries:
- a CDS encoding ABC transporter permease → MAGYILRRLLQAIPVLLGTTFLIYFMVFAMPGDPIVALFGDKTPPPSVIEALRERYNLDKPFIVQYLIFLGNIFTGDLGVSFSGQPVSEILMDTFPVTLRLAAMAVFFEMVAGISIGLISGLRKGGIFDASALVVSLILISLPIFVLAFVMQWFFGIYLGWFRTTVGPGAPTQDLILPAIVLATISFAQIVRLTRASVIDTDGQDFVRTAASKGLSRGRIVPVHILRNSLIPVVTYLAVDFGTLMVGATVTEGIFNVPGVGRTLYQAIIRGEGPTVVSFVTIMVLIYLVVNLLVDLLYAVLDPRIRYAK